The sequence below is a genomic window from Thiomonas sp. FB-Cd.
CTGCGGGCCGCTGGACGAAAACCTGCGGCAGATCGAGATTGCCTTCGATATCGCCATTCGTCGCCGTGCCCAGAATTTCACGCTCGAAGGCGCGCGTGCGCGCTCCGCGCTTGCATTGCTGCAGGCTCTGTGGCTGCGTGCTGATCAAACCCTGAGCCTGGATGACATCCAACTCGAACTGACCCAGGCTGCCCAGGGCCAGGAGCCGAGTCTTCAACCCGCAGCCAACGAGCCGGTGTTGCACACCCGCCGGGCCGGTTTGCACGGCCGCACGGCCCATCAGGCTGAATACATCCGCAACATCCTCGGCCATGACCTGAGCCTGGGTCTGGGGCCTGCCGGCACGGGCAAGACCTTTCTCGCCGTGGCCTGCGCCGTCGATGCGCTGGAGCGCAACGCTGTCGAGCGGCTGGTGCTCACCCGCCCTGCCGTGGAAGCGGGTGAGCGCCTGGGCTTCCTGCCAGGGGACCTGGCGCAGAAGATCGACCCCTATCTGCGACCGCTGTACGACGCGCTCTATGACCTGCTCGGTTTCGAAAGCACGCAAAAGCTGTTTGAGCGCGGCACCATCGAGATCGCCCCGCTGGCTTTCATGCGCGGAAGAACGCTGAACAATGCCTTCATCATCCTTGATGAGGCGCAGAACACGACGCCCGAGCAGATGAAGATGTTCCTGACCCGCATCGGATTCGGCTCGCGGGCAGTCATCACCGGCGATCTGAGCCAGGTCGACCTGCCGCGCGGCGC
It includes:
- a CDS encoding PhoH family protein, yielding MILKHDFSPADNVRLAHLCGPLDENLRQIEIAFDIAIRRRAQNFTLEGARARSALALLQALWLRADQTLSLDDIQLELTQAAQGQEPSLQPAANEPVLHTRRAGLHGRTAHQAEYIRNILGHDLSLGLGPAGTGKTFLAVACAVDALERNAVERLVLTRPAVEAGERLGFLPGDLAQKIDPYLRPLYDALYDLLGFESTQKLFERGTIEIAPLAFMRGRTLNNAFIILDEAQNTTPEQMKMFLTRIGFGSRAVITGDLSQVDLPRGAQSGLTQAERILDGVRGVAITRFTTVDVVRHPLVARIVEAYEKAEAKPAQVSAATTPPKRRSAARRSAPE